In the Marinomonas algicola genome, one interval contains:
- the galU gene encoding UTP--glucose-1-phosphate uridylyltransferase GalU, whose translation MIRKCLFPVAGYGTRFLPATKSMPKEMLPIVNKPLVQYGVEEAVGAGLNNVTFVTGRGKRSIADHFDISYELEHQISGTGKEQYLEGIRYLINNVNFSYTRQNNMLGLGHAILTGEPLIGDEAFGVVLADDLCVEEEGSDGVMAQMVKLYNQFRCSIVAIEEVPADEVNKYGIIAGESMVDGLYRVTDMVEKPNAEEAPSNLAIIGRYILTPDIFQKIRDTPPGRNGEVQITDALLQQAKEGCVLAYKFKGRRFDCGSIDGFVEATNYCYENIYKKGG comes from the coding sequence ATGATTCGTAAATGTTTATTTCCCGTTGCAGGGTATGGGACACGTTTTTTGCCTGCGACTAAATCTATGCCGAAAGAAATGCTTCCTATTGTGAATAAACCCCTTGTTCAATATGGTGTTGAAGAGGCGGTTGGTGCTGGTTTAAATAATGTTACTTTCGTTACGGGGCGCGGTAAACGCTCTATTGCTGATCATTTCGATATCAGTTATGAGTTAGAACATCAAATTTCAGGTACAGGCAAAGAACAGTATTTAGAAGGTATTCGTTATTTAATTAATAATGTAAATTTTTCTTATACGCGCCAAAATAATATGCTGGGCCTTGGTCATGCTATTTTGACCGGTGAGCCTCTGATTGGTGACGAAGCGTTTGGCGTTGTATTAGCTGATGACCTTTGTGTTGAAGAAGAGGGTTCTGATGGTGTAATGGCGCAAATGGTAAAGCTTTACAATCAATTCCGTTGTTCTATCGTTGCTATTGAAGAAGTGCCAGCAGATGAAGTAAATAAATACGGCATTATCGCCGGTGAAAGTATGGTTGATGGCTTATACCGTGTAACTGATATGGTTGAAAAACCCAATGCTGAAGAGGCACCTTCTAATTTAGCTATAATTGGACGCTATATTTTAACACCAGATATATTTCAAAAAATACGTGACACACCTCCTGGTCGTAATGGAGAAGTACAAATCACCGATGCGCTACTGCAGCAAGCAAAGGAAGGGTGCGTGTTGGCTTATAAATTTAAAGGTCGTCGTTTTGATTGCGGCAGCATAGATGGTTTTGTTGAAGCAACAAACTATTGCTATGAGAATATTTATAAGAAAGGCGGTTAA
- a CDS encoding TIGR03862 family flavoprotein, producing MSVLKDQKVCSHPVVIIGAGPAGLMAAETLAEEGYSVEIYDAMPSVARKFLLAGKGGMNITHSEPEALFKQRFYEANEWVSEWLTSFSPSDLRVWLDRLGVETFIGTSGRVFPVEMKAAPLLRKWVHRLKQQGIVFHSRHKWIGWEKEALLFQRAEERVLVEASAVLFALGGASWPSLGSDAQWVDSLIFAKQYRPFRPANCGFICQWSEYFAIHNKGKPIKGVSISIDGDPIGKNGVKGEVMVDALGLEGSLVYAHSAAIRERIECDGYAKITLDLMPDLSKEEIIIRLNLPKGKSTRSSFLKKRLKLDNVKFMLLRERLSSSELQNNDVLATYLKRFPLTLTACFDIKNAISSAGGIKRSALTEGLMLIHREGVFCAGEMLDWEAPTGGYLLTASFASGRHAGKGMISWLNRREVHLK from the coding sequence ATGTCAGTTTTAAAAGATCAGAAAGTTTGTTCTCATCCAGTTGTTATTATTGGCGCGGGTCCCGCCGGGTTGATGGCTGCAGAAACATTAGCCGAAGAGGGGTATTCTGTTGAAATTTATGATGCAATGCCATCTGTTGCGCGTAAATTTTTACTGGCTGGAAAGGGGGGAATGAACATTACTCATTCAGAACCTGAAGCGCTTTTTAAGCAACGTTTTTATGAGGCTAATGAATGGGTTTCTGAGTGGTTAACGTCCTTCAGTCCATCCGATCTCAGAGTTTGGTTAGATCGATTGGGCGTGGAAACCTTTATTGGCACGTCTGGCCGTGTTTTTCCTGTAGAAATGAAAGCCGCCCCATTACTACGTAAGTGGGTGCATCGTCTAAAACAGCAAGGAATTGTCTTCCACTCTCGGCATAAGTGGATAGGATGGGAAAAAGAAGCACTGCTTTTTCAGCGTGCTGAAGAGCGTGTTCTTGTCGAGGCCAGTGCTGTTTTGTTTGCTCTTGGTGGCGCAAGCTGGCCTTCTTTAGGTTCTGACGCTCAATGGGTTGACTCACTTATATTCGCTAAGCAATATCGACCGTTTCGTCCTGCAAATTGTGGCTTTATTTGCCAGTGGAGTGAGTACTTTGCAATCCATAACAAGGGAAAACCGATAAAAGGCGTGTCTATTTCCATTGACGGTGATCCTATTGGTAAAAATGGTGTTAAGGGGGAGGTAATGGTTGATGCACTTGGCTTAGAAGGAAGCTTAGTGTATGCGCATTCTGCCGCGATCAGAGAGCGAATTGAGTGTGATGGTTATGCAAAAATTACTCTTGACCTTATGCCGGATTTATCAAAGGAGGAGATTATTATTAGGTTGAATCTCCCTAAAGGAAAATCAACAAGATCAAGCTTTTTAAAGAAAAGACTGAAACTGGATAATGTTAAATTCATGCTATTGAGAGAGAGATTATCGAGTAGCGAACTGCAAAATAATGATGTTCTAGCGACGTATTTAAAACGTTTTCCATTGACCTTAACGGCATGCTTTGACATTAAAAATGCGATTAGTTCAGCTGGAGGTATTAAACGTTCAGCTCTGACAGAAGGTTTGATGCTTATTCACCGAGAAGGCGTATTTTGTGCCGGAGAAATGCTAGATTGGGAAGCGCCCACAGGGGGATACTTGCTCACAGCAAGCTTCGCCAGTGGTCGGCATGCTGGAAAAGGTATGATTAGTTGGTTAAATCGTCGAGAAGTTCACCTGAAATAG
- the choV gene encoding choline ABC transporter ATP-binding protein yields the protein MSSVVSIQNLDVVFGDNTRETLSLMDQGKSRNEILGITGDVVGVQNANIEVKEGEICVLMGLSGSGKSTLLRTINGLNKVARGQCLVRDGDTMVDMATCNETMLRHIRTNRVSMVFQSFALMPWLTVLENVAFGLEMQGLGKTERLEKARKQIDMVGLNAWADKKIDELSGGMKQRVGLARAFAMDSDVLLMDEPFSALDPLIRSQLQDELIELQQRLNKTIIFVSHDLDEALKIGSKIAIMESAKIIQEDKPEAIVLNPATEYVEKFVAHTNPLNVLKGSSLMSPKGEMETFDFGCVDGGIYYHLDGQGNVNRAECNGQVLNINDWQIGESIDSLAVDSVTNVPFDISMRDAAEIRYKTGRPLMLIKDGHFVGILNDNNFYHALLGKHFGQSDES from the coding sequence ATGTCTTCTGTTGTAAGTATTCAAAATCTCGATGTTGTCTTTGGTGACAACACCCGTGAAACGCTTTCATTAATGGATCAAGGAAAGTCAAGAAATGAAATTCTAGGTATTACAGGGGATGTTGTTGGTGTACAAAACGCTAATATTGAAGTGAAAGAAGGAGAAATCTGCGTCCTAATGGGACTATCAGGGTCTGGTAAATCAACGTTGTTAAGGACCATTAATGGTCTCAATAAAGTCGCTCGCGGTCAGTGTCTTGTGCGCGATGGTGACACAATGGTCGATATGGCCACTTGTAATGAAACCATGTTAAGACACATTCGAACAAATCGTGTTTCTATGGTATTTCAAAGCTTTGCCTTGATGCCATGGCTCACCGTATTAGAGAACGTTGCTTTTGGTTTAGAAATGCAGGGTCTTGGTAAAACTGAGCGTTTAGAAAAAGCTAGAAAGCAAATTGATATGGTTGGTCTTAATGCATGGGCCGATAAAAAAATTGATGAATTGTCTGGTGGTATGAAGCAGCGCGTAGGGCTAGCAAGAGCGTTCGCGATGGATTCAGACGTGTTGTTAATGGATGAACCGTTTTCGGCTCTTGATCCTCTTATTCGCTCACAACTTCAAGATGAGTTAATTGAGTTACAACAACGTTTGAATAAAACCATTATTTTTGTGAGTCATGATTTAGATGAAGCACTGAAAATAGGGTCAAAAATCGCCATCATGGAATCCGCAAAAATTATTCAAGAAGATAAGCCAGAAGCGATTGTGTTAAACCCTGCAACTGAATACGTCGAAAAATTTGTTGCTCATACAAACCCACTAAACGTTCTTAAAGGAAGCTCTTTAATGTCTCCTAAAGGCGAAATGGAGACCTTCGACTTTGGCTGTGTTGATGGCGGTATTTATTATCATTTAGATGGTCAAGGTAATGTTAATAGAGCGGAGTGTAATGGCCAAGTGTTGAATATAAACGATTGGCAGATAGGCGAAAGTATCGATTCTTTAGCGGTTGATTCTGTCACTAACGTGCCCTTTGATATTTCGATGAGAGACGCCGCCGAAATACGCTATAAAACCGGTCGACCATTAATGCTGATTAAAGACGGCCACTTTGTCGGTATTTTGAACGATAATAACTTCTATCATGCCTTACTTGGTAAGCATTTTGGTCAATCTGACGAATCATAA
- the betC gene encoding choline-sulfatase: MTSKKPNILFLMADQMAASALSFYGHKLVKTPNLDALAEESVIFDSAYCNSPLCAPSRYVLMTGQLPAKIGAFDNAADFPADIPTFAHYLRKQNYQTALSGKMHFCGPEQLHGFEDRLTTDIYPADYGWFPNWDDPDTRPTWYHNMSSVTQAGPCVRTNQLDFDDEVTFQAKRYLHDYARGNQERPFCLTVSLTHPHDPYAIPEQYWNLYKDEDIDLPEITIPKEEQDPHSLRLQDVFAFDEQPITEPQIRNARRAYYGAISYVDEKIGEVLKSLKDCGLDEDTIIVFSGDHGDMLGERNLWFKMSFFENSVRVPMLVHSPKRFSAKRVKESVSTMDLLPTFVDFATNSTPHDYAMPIQGRSLVPHLEGTGGHDEVIAEYFGEGTIAPLFMIRRGDYKYIHCPKDPDQLFNLKDDPKELHNLAGDSAYSAALAEFKQEALERWDSNALTEDVLVSQRRRRLVVSALNRGKKKPWDHQPVFDSAEMYMRNHIDLDDLEARSRFPKVD, translated from the coding sequence ATGACAAGTAAAAAACCCAACATTCTATTTCTAATGGCTGATCAAATGGCCGCTTCTGCACTCTCATTTTATGGGCATAAATTAGTCAAAACGCCTAACTTAGATGCGTTAGCTGAAGAGTCTGTTATTTTTGACTCTGCCTATTGCAATAGTCCTTTATGCGCTCCTTCTCGCTACGTCTTAATGACTGGTCAGCTACCGGCTAAAATTGGTGCATTTGATAATGCGGCCGATTTTCCTGCGGATATTCCAACATTTGCGCACTATTTGAGAAAACAAAACTATCAAACAGCGCTATCAGGAAAAATGCATTTTTGTGGTCCTGAGCAGTTGCATGGTTTTGAAGATCGATTAACCACTGATATTTACCCTGCTGATTATGGTTGGTTTCCAAACTGGGACGATCCAGATACGCGTCCAACGTGGTATCACAATATGAGCTCTGTTACTCAGGCAGGGCCTTGTGTGCGTACAAACCAATTGGACTTTGATGATGAGGTTACTTTCCAAGCTAAGCGTTATTTGCATGATTATGCGAGAGGCAATCAGGAAAGGCCTTTTTGTTTGACTGTCTCTCTAACTCATCCGCATGACCCTTACGCAATTCCTGAGCAATATTGGAATCTTTATAAGGATGAAGATATTGACCTTCCTGAGATAACCATTCCTAAAGAAGAGCAGGACCCACACTCATTAAGGCTACAAGATGTCTTTGCGTTTGATGAGCAGCCTATTACAGAGCCGCAAATACGGAATGCAAGGCGGGCTTATTATGGCGCTATAAGTTATGTGGATGAAAAAATTGGTGAAGTATTAAAATCATTAAAAGATTGCGGTTTGGATGAGGATACCATCATCGTTTTTTCAGGTGATCATGGAGATATGCTAGGAGAAAGAAATCTTTGGTTCAAAATGTCTTTCTTTGAAAACTCGGTTCGAGTTCCTATGTTAGTTCATTCCCCCAAACGCTTTTCTGCCAAGCGAGTTAAAGAGTCTGTTTCAACAATGGACTTATTACCCACCTTTGTTGATTTCGCAACAAATAGCACGCCTCATGATTACGCTATGCCAATACAAGGACGCAGTCTAGTGCCTCATTTAGAAGGTACAGGTGGGCATGATGAAGTTATCGCGGAGTATTTTGGAGAGGGTACTATTGCGCCTTTATTTATGATTCGTCGTGGTGACTATAAGTATATTCATTGTCCTAAAGATCCTGATCAATTATTCAACCTCAAAGATGATCCGAAAGAGTTGCATAATCTAGCGGGTGATAGTGCCTATAGCGCGGCTCTTGCCGAGTTTAAACAGGAAGCACTAGAGCGATGGGACAGTAACGCACTTACTGAAGATGTTCTGGTTAGTCAACGCCGCAGACGTTTGGTTGTTAGTGCTTTAAACAGAGGTAAGAAAAAACCTTGGGATCATCAGCCTGTTTTTGATAGCGCTGAAATGTATATGAGAAACCATATTGATTTAGATGATTTAGAAGCCAGGTCTAGATTTCCAAAAGTCGATTAA
- a CDS encoding MFS transporter, whose translation MVKQTILPIWSLLFGIVIITMAGGLQGSLIGIRASLEEFDTTMTGFIMSGYYVGFILGAMLVPKWVKEVGHIRVFAAVASLASITILMQSIVIDPLFWTLMRTGTGLCYAGLFIVTESWLNDISSNETRGRLFSIYMIVLWGGSILGQMLLNIASPSGYDLFILTSVLISFALVPLLLVRTPSPTIEVPEKLDMANLIKTAPLGVTGVTLAGVVTGAVLGLGAVYAQSIGMNIGEISLFLGASYIGGLLLQWPIGRLSDIQDRRVTILLVSIIASVTAFVVPLGMFMENHYFMLLGMFLIGAFSFPLYSLSASHVNDQLRPEQILSASSGLILLNGIGGASGPIIGALAMDFLDVNALFWFVALVNILVAMVAVYRINYQPAMVIEDQGDQVPVALGVSPVVTAEMLVEADSTIDVEEEVTEVEIKL comes from the coding sequence ATGGTTAAGCAAACTATTTTGCCAATATGGAGTTTACTATTTGGTATTGTCATTATTACCATGGCTGGTGGACTTCAAGGGTCGTTAATAGGCATCAGGGCGTCATTAGAAGAGTTTGATACAACCATGACTGGTTTTATTATGTCAGGTTATTATGTCGGCTTTATTCTTGGGGCAATGCTCGTCCCAAAATGGGTTAAAGAAGTGGGTCACATACGTGTGTTTGCAGCCGTTGCTTCTTTAGCCTCAATTACAATTTTAATGCAATCCATTGTGATTGATCCGTTATTTTGGACTCTTATGAGAACGGGGACAGGCCTCTGTTACGCCGGTCTTTTTATTGTGACAGAGAGTTGGTTGAATGATATCTCTTCAAATGAAACCAGAGGACGATTATTTTCTATCTATATGATTGTTTTATGGGGTGGATCGATATTAGGGCAAATGTTGCTTAATATTGCTTCCCCAAGTGGCTATGACTTGTTTATTTTGACCTCTGTTTTGATATCGTTCGCTTTGGTTCCATTATTATTAGTGCGAACCCCTTCTCCAACAATTGAAGTGCCAGAAAAGCTAGACATGGCGAATCTGATTAAAACAGCACCTCTTGGGGTAACCGGCGTTACTTTAGCCGGTGTAGTTACTGGGGCTGTGTTGGGGTTAGGTGCAGTATACGCCCAGTCAATTGGCATGAATATTGGCGAAATTTCGTTATTCTTGGGAGCCAGTTACATCGGAGGACTATTGCTGCAATGGCCAATCGGGCGCTTATCTGATATTCAGGACCGTCGAGTCACTATTCTGTTGGTTTCTATTATTGCCTCAGTAACCGCTTTTGTAGTGCCTTTGGGAATGTTCATGGAAAATCATTATTTCATGTTACTTGGGATGTTCTTGATTGGCGCGTTTTCCTTTCCATTGTATTCACTATCGGCCTCCCATGTTAATGATCAGCTTCGACCAGAACAAATTCTTTCAGCGAGTAGTGGATTAATATTGTTAAATGGCATTGGGGGCGCTTCTGGGCCAATCATAGGTGCTCTTGCTATGGACTTCTTAGACGTAAATGCGCTGTTCTGGTTTGTGGCCTTAGTGAATATATTAGTGGCTATGGTGGCGGTTTACCGTATTAATTATCAGCCCGCCATGGTTATCGAAGATCAAGGGGATCAAGTTCCAGTTGCGCTTGGTGTGAGCCCTGTTGTAACAGCCGAAATGTTAGTTGAGGCCGATTCAACTATTGACGTCGAAGAGGAAGTGACGGAAGTCGAGATAAAACTTTAA
- a CDS encoding choline ABC transporter substrate-binding protein yields the protein MSTLPYLTCLKMGSLTTLLMASSFSYAQEPSQCQTVTFSDPGWTDIGATNGLTTTILDALGYQTNVLLLGVPIGFESLKSGEVDLFMGNWMPAQTGFIDKYKSDIDVVRTNLEGVKFTLAVPEYVYNAGVKDFADLNKFSSEFRKRIYGIEAGAPANQNIQKMIDTNDFDLAGWKVVESGEQAMLSQVNRSVRREQFIVFLGWEPHPMNVSFDLKYLSGGDEYFGPNYGGATIHTLSRKGYSQECRNVGRLVQNLQFSLAMENEIIDGILNQSQTGAVAAKAWLQENPDALDEWLEGVTTFDGKPGLVAVRSALSL from the coding sequence ATGAGCACCTTACCTTACTTAACGTGTCTTAAAATGGGGAGTCTTACTACCCTTTTAATGGCAAGTAGCTTTAGCTACGCACAAGAGCCTAGTCAATGTCAGACCGTAACCTTTAGTGATCCAGGCTGGACTGATATTGGCGCCACCAATGGTCTCACTACAACGATACTCGATGCGTTAGGCTATCAAACAAATGTGTTGTTATTAGGCGTACCTATTGGGTTTGAAAGCTTAAAGAGCGGTGAAGTTGATCTTTTTATGGGGAATTGGATGCCTGCTCAAACAGGTTTTATTGATAAATATAAAAGTGATATTGATGTTGTTCGAACGAATCTTGAAGGAGTGAAGTTTACCCTTGCTGTCCCAGAGTATGTTTATAACGCTGGGGTTAAGGATTTTGCGGATCTAAATAAATTTTCGAGTGAATTTCGTAAGCGTATTTATGGCATCGAAGCGGGTGCACCAGCCAACCAAAACATACAAAAGATGATTGATACGAATGATTTTGATTTGGCTGGCTGGAAAGTGGTTGAATCGGGTGAACAGGCGATGCTTTCTCAGGTTAATCGTTCCGTTCGTCGAGAGCAATTTATTGTGTTTCTTGGCTGGGAGCCGCATCCAATGAATGTTTCTTTTGATCTAAAATACCTTTCTGGAGGGGATGAGTATTTTGGACCCAATTATGGTGGTGCAACCATTCATACGCTTAGCCGAAAAGGTTATAGCCAAGAATGCCGTAATGTTGGCAGGCTTGTCCAAAACTTACAGTTTTCTTTAGCGATGGAAAATGAAATTATTGATGGCATTTTAAATCAATCTCAAACTGGCGCAGTAGCCGCTAAAGCGTGGTTGCAAGAGAACCCAGATGCATTGGATGAATGGTTAGAAGGCGTAACAACGTTTGATGGTAAACCTGGGCTTGTTGCGGTGCGTAGTGCCTTAAGTTTGTAA
- a CDS encoding LysR substrate-binding domain-containing protein, which produces MSQKSLLPPLQHLVVFESAARLLSFTRSAKELGTTQPAISQQIRSLEANLKCQLFNRVYRGVELTEAGNKLMLATQKSLHELKLVCDDIRQRPLNNQITVATDFAFASYILIPKLTEFRHKYQSTFPEMDIRLQTSQAPDVANSADADIVILFGSNHHHYDSHQLVTETVLPVCSQTLLTTDRPITQFDDLLNYPILKLNENKSKSWLNWDDVAFKHGLTMNSLQAQFESDNYTLLVQAALAGQGICLAWSPLLNDLIQKGLLVSFPQFSHSSTNGYQLIFTHSTEKTLLMETFADWLKTELSTPA; this is translated from the coding sequence ATGTCTCAGAAAAGCTTACTGCCACCACTACAACATTTGGTTGTTTTTGAATCTGCGGCTAGACTTCTCAGTTTCACACGATCAGCCAAGGAACTGGGAACAACTCAACCGGCTATCAGTCAACAAATCAGAAGTTTAGAAGCCAATTTAAAGTGCCAATTATTTAATAGAGTTTATCGTGGTGTGGAGCTAACTGAAGCGGGAAATAAGCTGATGCTCGCGACACAAAAAAGTTTACACGAACTAAAACTCGTGTGTGACGATATTCGTCAGCGTCCTCTTAACAATCAAATCACTGTGGCAACAGATTTCGCATTTGCCTCTTATATCTTGATACCGAAACTGACTGAATTTAGGCATAAATATCAGTCGACTTTCCCTGAGATGGACATTCGATTACAAACATCGCAAGCGCCTGATGTGGCGAATAGCGCAGACGCAGACATTGTTATATTATTCGGGTCGAACCATCATCACTACGATAGCCACCAGCTTGTTACAGAAACCGTCTTACCTGTTTGCAGTCAAACACTCCTAACAACAGATCGTCCCATCACGCAATTTGATGATTTACTCAATTACCCAATCTTGAAGCTCAATGAAAACAAAAGCAAAAGTTGGCTCAACTGGGACGATGTCGCCTTTAAACACGGACTGACTATGAACAGTCTACAAGCGCAATTTGAATCGGACAACTACACATTGCTCGTACAGGCCGCTTTAGCAGGACAAGGCATCTGCTTAGCTTGGTCGCCCCTTTTAAACGACTTGATTCAAAAAGGCTTACTGGTTTCTTTCCCTCAATTCAGCCACTCATCAACTAATGGTTACCAGTTGATTTTCACCCACTCAACGGAAAAGACTCTACTAATGGAAACCTTCGCTGATTGGTTAAAAACCGAATTGTCTACACCCGCTTAA
- the choW gene encoding choline ABC transporter permease subunit, with protein sequence MNWLTDHKLPLGSWMELFVDWLIEVAAVFFDFISETLETLIVSLVDAIEWMPPLAVIVIVMIGVWLLHRSTGLVVFVAASMLLIINLGYWVETIQTLVLVVSATTISVLVGVPIGIAAAHRPWLYTILRPILDLMQTIPTFVYLIPTLILFGLGYVPGLISTIIFAIAAPIRLTYLGISKVPTELVEAGLAFGCTKSKLLYKVELPAAMPNIMAGVTQCIMLSLSMVVIAALVGADGLGKPVVRALNTVNISQGFEAGIVIVLVAIMLDRICKSPSASKEQS encoded by the coding sequence ATGAACTGGTTGACTGACCATAAACTTCCCCTCGGATCTTGGATGGAGCTATTTGTAGATTGGCTTATCGAAGTTGCCGCCGTTTTTTTCGATTTTATTTCAGAAACCTTAGAAACATTAATTGTTTCTTTAGTTGATGCGATTGAATGGATGCCGCCCTTAGCTGTGATTGTCATTGTTATGATCGGAGTGTGGCTCTTGCATAGAAGTACAGGCCTAGTGGTTTTTGTAGCCGCTTCAATGCTGTTGATTATTAATTTAGGTTATTGGGTAGAAACGATTCAAACATTGGTGTTAGTTGTCTCGGCCACCACAATCAGTGTTCTTGTTGGTGTGCCAATTGGCATTGCTGCCGCGCATAGGCCTTGGTTATATACCATACTTCGACCCATTTTAGATCTAATGCAAACGATCCCAACCTTTGTGTATTTGATTCCCACTTTGATTTTATTTGGTTTGGGGTACGTTCCAGGTCTAATATCTACCATCATTTTTGCTATCGCCGCCCCAATTCGACTTACGTATTTAGGGATTAGTAAAGTACCTACTGAATTGGTGGAAGCTGGACTCGCATTTGGTTGCACTAAATCTAAATTACTTTACAAGGTAGAGCTTCCGGCGGCCATGCCAAATATTATGGCTGGCGTTACCCAATGTATTATGTTGTCCTTATCTATGGTGGTGATTGCGGCTCTAGTAGGCGCTGACGGACTTGGTAAGCCTGTGGTAAGAGCGTTAAATACAGTAAACATTTCTCAAGGCTTTGAAGCCGGTATCGTTATTGTACTTGTTGCTATTATGCTTGACCGTATTTGTAAAAGTCCTTCGGCTAGTAAGGAGCAATCATAA
- a CDS encoding choline ABC transporter substrate-binding protein, whose translation MLSKSVVATGIATVSGLTIAASCSTVRFSDVGWTDITATTAVASEVLQGLGYETKTQLLSVPITYTSLANGDIDVFLGNWMPTMEADIKPYLEAGTVEDLGPNLVGAKYTLAVNKTAYDAGVKTFADLAKFKKEFSSRVYGIEPGNDGNRIIQSMIDSNAFDLGSFKLVESSESGMISQVSRNARRDKWIAFLGWAPHPMNSNFEIEYLDGGDDFFGPNYGGANVHTNVRKSYVAECPNVGKLLTNLEFSLEMENQIMGAILDDGKQPNVAAQEWLKSNPAVLDSWLTGVATESGDNGSVAAVKAHLGL comes from the coding sequence ATGCTAAGTAAATCTGTTGTTGCTACAGGTATCGCAACTGTCTCAGGCCTAACGATTGCTGCGAGCTGTTCTACCGTTCGATTTTCAGATGTAGGTTGGACTGATATTACAGCAACAACGGCGGTTGCCTCTGAAGTGTTGCAAGGATTGGGTTACGAAACAAAAACTCAGTTGTTGTCTGTGCCGATCACTTATACATCTCTAGCCAATGGCGATATTGATGTCTTTCTTGGTAATTGGATGCCAACAATGGAAGCAGACATTAAGCCTTACCTTGAAGCCGGTACGGTTGAAGACTTAGGTCCAAATTTAGTGGGTGCTAAATATACCTTGGCGGTTAACAAAACGGCTTATGACGCAGGAGTGAAAACGTTTGCTGATTTGGCTAAATTCAAGAAAGAGTTTTCTAGCCGTGTATACGGTATTGAGCCAGGTAATGATGGCAACCGTATTATTCAAAGTATGATTGATTCCAATGCATTTGATTTAGGTTCGTTTAAATTGGTTGAATCTAGTGAGTCTGGGATGATCTCTCAGGTAAGTCGTAATGCTCGCCGTGATAAATGGATCGCTTTCTTAGGCTGGGCGCCGCATCCAATGAACTCAAATTTCGAGATTGAGTATTTAGATGGTGGTGATGACTTCTTTGGACCAAACTACGGTGGTGCTAATGTCCATACAAACGTTCGTAAATCCTACGTAGCTGAGTGCCCTAATGTCGGTAAGCTTTTGACTAACCTAGAATTTTCCCTTGAGATGGAGAACCAAATCATGGGCGCTATTCTAGACGACGGCAAACAACCTAATGTTGCCGCGCAAGAATGGTTAAAGAGTAACCCTGCTGTCTTAGATTCATGGTTAACGGGCGTGGCAACTGAATCAGGTGACAACGGCAGTGTAGCGGCTGTTAAGGCGCATTTAGGACTGTAA